The following nucleotide sequence is from Glycine max cultivar Williams 82 chromosome 9, Glycine_max_v4.0, whole genome shotgun sequence.
GACGGTGACAATAATCATGTTGTCCTACTTGTGATTCCTCTTGTTGTCAGAGCAGCAACATCAGATCGCTTCCTCTGACAGGATCCGTCGACTGCCGACGAGGAGGTGGTTCCGGTGAGTGATCGATCGCGCGGTCGTTGAAGTTTGGATGGGTGAGGGTAAGTAGGACGACATTGATGGTGGTCCAGCGTGGCGGATCTTCCTCGGATTGtttattctttttcctttatatTATCTGTTTTTTTCCTTGTCTTTCCCCCATATGTCCCTGTCCCCTCTCTCTCATCACTTGAAACTTTTGTCCCTCTATCCTCCGTGAAACAACTTTCATCGTCACTATTACATCTCCACTGCTTCCAAACCTAAAACCACCATATCCTCCAAAGAACAACAAcagatttggataaaaaaaaaaaaaaaagcagattcaagaaattaaaaaaaaaataaaatcagatcGCAAAAATTGTGTTTAGATCGAAACAGATTTATTGCTACAAAATATGAACTGTCTATTGAATCGGATCTACGTACATCGATTTTGGTTATTTGAATTTGGATTCACTAAGTGCAGGAAATTCAATATCACATGCAGAATGCGTGCTTTGCATTtagcttttgttttttcttaagaaattgagtgtttttattttgaaaaaaaaaaccctaggATAATGGACTGCGTGGATTGGAGAAAGGAAATTAATCGATGAAGTCAATGAAGGTTGTCGGTGCTGTGGCCGGTCGTAGGGGAAGAAGGTCGAGGGGAAGAGGGAGGGTAGTTGACATTTTAGTACAcacaataatcatttttatgataaattaatctaAGCATGTCACATAAGACAGTTTGGATTAACAGAAAAAATCAGAGGTAGTACGAATTTgtcctaatttttaaaaattcaaaataaaaattttatttattcatttttaagatTCAAACCTCGGTACATTATAAATTCAAGGATTAAATGGGATAGTTATTCAATTTTTGCTCTTATcctttggttgttgttggttgcATTGCATGGCGCATTATTGCGTAAGATACTGTGACAGAAGCAAACATTACGACAAACACACCACGTGTGGATTATTCTTGTACGTTGCAGCACTAGATAATAACGAATATTTACTCCAAATgttttgtcaaatttttttatatattccaAATGCTATTCGGTTCAAAGTTGAAACCTCGTGGAgattaaaaagcttttttttattccaaGTGCTATTCAACATTTGACGTAGGAAAGAAAAGGAGTTAAACCTATAATATTATAGGTGATaagaattgataaaaataaaagtgttacTAGActgttttaaaaatgaaatgtgTATTTAATCATTATTTGGGGCTAGaaattaagagttttttttttttgttttgaaaaaaagtaAGTTATTACATTTTATTCATGATAACAGAATTAATACAACTAAGAATATGCTCAAAAAACACGGATGCTAGCATGAAATTTAGAAGTCCTAGCAAAAACATTTGAGTTTGAAAAATACGATAGAGACAATTAAGAGTGTTTATGGTAcaattcatttgtttttttagttaaaaagtcATTTAAACCAAACATTAAAATCACATGCAGTTCAGTTTTGATTTGgttcaaatataatatcaaattcaaatcaaattaatcttttataatttatagtttGGTTTAGATCGATTatgcaatttaaatatttaaatgttatcagaatttgattttttaataatttttaatttaacttgtAAAAAATGATGCAAAGTAAAATCTAATAACTAATTGAGTCATAATTGCTTATAAAAAAGGAGTGCATAATCAAGACATGAAATTGACATTTACATAATGTTAAGAAATAGAACAACAAAAAACTATACatgataataattataagaaaactatcAATTCACATttacgaataaaaaaagaatcaagcatgataaaaaatgatatgCAAAATTAGTCtcaacagaaaaataattttaaaaaagtttattaattttttgttactcGTTGATTCACTTATCTTGCAATCTTCATCatttttattgtcttttttttattcaaacattagTCGGGTTGTATAgttttcatataaataaatctaataaaataatttttgtttcaaattaataaaaaaatattcaaaatcacattccaaaatagaaaataatattattttaaaagaacaaTTTTGACTcactttaaaaacttaaaagactAAATTAAGCTTCTAAAACATTAAtgatcaaactaaaaaaataaaacatagaaAAACACATGAATTTAGCCAAAAAAATCACGATAGGGaccaagttataaaaatatttccatTATAAAATTGGATTACAATATCCTTCTTAAAGCAAGTAATATTTGCTTTCAATCTTACTCAATTCggagaaaatataatatcacaCAACTCTCactaaatattatattgtttttgaaGAGGATTACAAATAACCCACTCTCTTATTGCATTATTTTCCGATTGTTTCTCAACTCATTCCATACTATGCTAACTCCTACAATAGGGTCCCTACATATTATGTCGGGATGTAACTATTTTATATGAGTAAATGAATgttaaatattttctcaaaacttAGGAATGAAATTCTAAAACTTTGaattctctattttttattttcggcACAATTGATAATATCGGTCGATATAACTTTGTGAAATACTAATCATCGTCTTAGAACattagttaaaaaagaaaaaaatacttgagagataaaaaattgtactctttattatctttttgtatttttctataatttctacactatatattttttcctattaattttttagttaatgttGTAAGGACATTGGTAATGGCTAGTAACACCCTATAACTTTTAGATTATGTTGTCCCGTCAATAATGGATATATACTCCTAAACTCTAGGCCAAGCAAATAGTATAGATTTTCGTTATCCAGCAAGAGCATTGGATTCGCTTAATTGCTTGCATCTATATATTGGTGGCTTAGTTTGTTGGTAACGTCATAAGGCAGTTCAAATACCAAAGAATAGGGTATAGAGATCAAAGAGCAGCAATTTACTAGTAAGATATATCACGACGCTAACAAGTTCTATGCCTATGAAAAGAATGCCCGATTCTGTGGAAATCAACCTCGAACATGTAGATGAGGCCAAAGCAGCAGACAAAGTGTCCAACTCCAACCATAATAAGGAAGCTAGTAATGGCAAAAAAAAAGGCGACCAGAAAATCAATGATACCACAAAAGGTCAAAATAGTACTTACACTAACAATCAATGTAATCACAGTGTCAACGGCTCTATATACGGTGGCACCATCAACCTCGGTGGAAGTCAAGGTGAATAGATAGATATCTGTATTTGAAATATGCGGCGCAGTAACATGGTTTACTACTATAAGTATATGATGCATTAATTACCAATAATGAAAGTGTGCTCTATAAGTAAATGCTATGGTTTACTACTATAAGTATATGATGCACTAATTACCAATAATGAAAGTTTGCTCTATAAGTAAATGTTATGGTTTTCTAGTGTTGCCTAAACCTTATATACTATGTTGTAATTGGGGTGGTTAAATAAGACTGGGTACTCTGATGTTGCAATAAAATTCTCTAtttacttgtttcttttttctctgtgtgatagaaaaataaaataaaaaacttctcAGCGTTAGATCTCCATTTTTTGCTTCCTGCTACATCGAGGGTTTTAATTGGCTTATTAATTCTTACCCCAGTATTAGTTGTCACTACTTATGGTATGATTTCATGAATAAATACTTCAACTTATGATGCAAAtttgagtttatatatatatattatgcctTAACTTATTCCATTACGGGTGCTAACTGACAATGATCGCAAATGCAGGCAACCAGACCAGGTATGAAAATAGTCGTGTTATAAATAACAATGGTACTTTCAATGGTAATGCCAACGGATGCTTTAACGAGGGTGGCTTTCAGTCTCACACCACACACTACTACGACGGACGTAGAGGTTAatagttctctctctctctctctctctctctctctctctctctctctctctctctctctctctctctctctctctctctctctctctctctctctctctctctatatatatatatatatatatatatatatatatatataaatgttattATATACTATGTTGTGTTGTATTACCAATAATGAAAGTGTACGTAATAAATGTAATTATGGTTTTCCAGTGTTTCCTAAACCTTACGATGATGTGATGATCGCGGTTTATTAATAAGACTCTAATGATGTTGCAATAAATACTTCCATTTAGCTGTTTGTTTGCTTTTTTATCAGTTAATGTTATATTAGTTGATAGTTTGTTATTGAAAAGAATTTGAaccaaccattttttttttaattttttcaatcaccaaGTCAATTTTTTTGGACTGAGGTATCtaagataaaaagtaaaaataaaaaaatttaagaatttatttgatttgataaaaaCATAGTATTAGGTGTATAACTATAGTTATtccattttgtttaaaaaaatcatgagacAACACAACTCATGTGGAGATAGAcatgacaaaaatatattttcatgttaCTAAAGGTATGGATGGATATCTATTTGGGTATATGCCTCAGATAGTCTTAGAGCCCCAAGCTCAATTTGGTAATGGGtcatttgaaaattacttttgaaatttaataattattaattatgagtatattttgagattaaattatataggaatttgtaatttttttcttaattttttctttttaagtaaataattgttaaattaacatcatttaagttttttccagagaatataaaaaatggtGAATTTATGATACTTAGCAAGTAAAATAAAGTCCAAAAAagcataataatttataaacaagaataattaaggaaaatatgACTAGTTAAGGAAGGCAAAGGAAagcaacttaattaaaaaaaatatgactaattaaggaaagcagaCTCATTAAGgaaaacatagttaattaaggAAGACAGACTAATTCGGAAAAGTAAAAGTGTGCTTAATGTAAGAAGCCTACTAATatgcacctataaaagaagaggtaagaagaaaaaagacgcacataaattctaaaaatacaGTTTCTTATAGAAGACAAATGTtagaagaaggagaaacaaGTATTAGGAGTCATTCATTCCTTCCATTTCCTTTCTtatcttcttctcctttaataattattatctcttgcaattgtaaaacCTCTATGACAATGACAGACTAAACCTTCTTTGTTAGAAACTTAGCAGCCAACTActcttgaaataatttttctacttatctatttaataatattacattttctttattctttcttGTGTTTAATATCATTGTTTGTaatttgatcacccatttgcatggtaagttttaggggtagcgttggaaaatattattttctaatagaactggaaatggtatctaaataaagtcatcactagggaatggttgatatttgtttaccttgttatacatctctatttttaataaaatttattattttagctcTGGAAAGggatttgagagagagaaaaaatagataaattatgttctttcatataggagaccaaagttagagtatactagtagatgcaagtgtaaattaaaataattataaatagagaataattattaacattacatcaaagaaTAATTCTGGTAGACAAGTTCTCaatattctcattttttaaatttacttcTACAGTCTTAttgaattctttaatttttctgtctttaattaatcaatttaaatttttgtttaattttttctcttgtttgatttaatttgctgccaatataaattattatttttctacaacctttttaaatctttttcttaatcaaatatcatctacataagtacaaacaaagttcttATGAATATAATACTCAgacttccattttaattttattatttgagacGAATTAGTGCACTTGTTAATCCATCAACATTTATATTTCGGACAAATTTATGTTTGGATCAGAAACAACAAATTTAGTGTTTTTAAAGTAAAAGTAATTTTGATTTGTATATTTACAATAAAAACATGAAGTAAAAGTGCTTTTAATTGATActttcacaaattttattttatcaacagacttttggacaaaaaaaaaatcaaacataaatcatGTTAATGATAGTAAACTTATTTTCATCAAACAACTTAAGTTTACAATATACTCTtgatttaaacttatttttgtaaACTTTAATCGTACTTAATAATTTACAAACAACATTTTGTTTTAAGTATAAACTTAATCAAAAAGACTTAAATACCCgctttctttatttctctctctattCTCACGTTCTGGTGAAGCATATAATTGATTTGGGttagttttcaattttagtctcacttttatttttttaaaaaaaatattagataaacCATAagatacataataaatataataataatttaaaaataaaatattttatttattactagtCATTATATAGttagtagtttttttataagttaatttttttattaacagatACTCAAATTTTACACTCGtgtcaaaaatcaatttatacttgataattatatacatacctttagtaaaataaccaaaaaatatgtatttaattaaatatatttttcataaataagtataatataagttcgataattttataatatatgataaatataaatgtgtataaataataagaatatatatatatatatatatatatatatatatatatatatattaattggtttggattgaattaaattagttttcaaaatcaaatcagAAATCTCATtcaatctaataaaataattgacatttttaattttttagattgtgttttttgggttttattgaatttaattgGTTTATGAACACTCTTAAATATAGATTTAACTAGTACAATAATCGTGTTATTGCACGGATCACCTTGATTTTTATacatgttttaaaattactatatataaataaaagatgtattatcacattattgtaaatattttaaaattacatatcttttgaatttaaaatgcggcttaaatatattttatcaaaaatctCTTTAAAATTGGTAATAAGGAAGTTCTTGTTAAATTTGTAGTGCAAACAATTTTCTCTTATTAcattgagtgtttttttttccttcttttctctttgggaGATGAACCTAATCCCGTAATCCGTTTTTGAGTGTGTAAGATCgatttccatttttttcctgTTATATCCTAGgtggttttaaaatttaattggctTATTAATTACATTACTACAAAAACAAGCTTTAACACCACTTATTCAACAACAGTTCTACCAAAATTATCGTTGTCCAAATGCAGtcacatttttataaatagtaGTAACATTTCaatgacaatttttaaaaaacgcCGTAAATTAACGATGATTTTTGGAAAATCATCGTTGAAATCGATAATTAGAAGACGATTTTAAAAAACTGTCTTTGAAAGTGAGGAGTTATGGCTTTTGAGTCTCGTGCTCTTTCAAAGTCCCACTTTGTCTCATTCGCACCCTCTTTGCGTCCTCTCTCACTTCGTCTCATTGGCACCCTAAAACGCGTCACTGTCGAAGCTAATTCAACCTATTCTATGATGTAATATTACTTTTTGCTATTTCTCAACTCATTTCATACTATACTTTAACTCCTAATTAAATAGATTCGCCATATATTATTGTGGGACTGGAATGTGATTCTTTTTAAGAGTGTGATTAAATGTTTCTCATCTTTATCAACTATCAATAATAAAATCTACACCTTTTATTTCCAACACACTTAGTAATCAATACAATTTTGATTGTAGTGTCCCACCAATAATGGATACATACTCGTACCCAATTACCAAAATGAATATAAGTTGTTATTTATTCTATAATAGATTTGTGTGACCTAGCAAAAGCATTGGATTCGCTTTCTTGCTTCTATATATTTCTGGCTTAGTTGTTGGTAACGTTAAGGCAGTCCAATAACAATATACACATTAAGTTAGAGAGCAATTTAGTGGTAAGATCAGAAAGTCAAGTCGTTTGTTTCAAAGCATCCTCGAACTTTTGGAGGCCGAGGATGCAGCCGAAGACTCCAACCATGTCAATGGGAACCAGAATTTCTCCCGTACAACGATAATCACTAACGGTGGCGGAAATTCAGGTGGCGACCGGAACAGGTCAAACACCCCAAACCGTTATGGCGTTTGCACCATAAATAACACTTGTACTTTCAGTGCCACTAGTGGCAATATCAACCGAGGCTTTATAAGGAGGATGTATTTGACTAATACTCCATCAGGAACTACTAGTATTATATActattagttagttagttaatcTACTATGTTATGCTGTATTACCAATAATAAAAGTGGAGCAATGGTTCTACTACCGGATGCTCTATAACAAATATACTGGTTTACTTTGGAGTGTTACGTAAACCTTAAAATGTTGTAATGGTGGTGGTTCATATACTAAGAGACCACTATAATAAATTGGAGTATATTGTTAAGAATAATAAAACTAATTGGAACAATTGTAACTCGATACATGATTGTATGATCAATACtgctgaaaaaaaaagagtaga
It contains:
- the LOC102664062 gene encoding putative uncharacterized protein DDB_G0286901 codes for the protein MPMKRMPDSVEINLEHVDEAKAADKVSNSNHNKEASNGKKKGDQKINDTTKGQNSTYTNNQCNHSVNGSIYGGTINLGGSQGNQTRYENSRVINNNGTFNGNANGCFNEGGFQSHTTHYYDGRRG